In a single window of the Pyrococcus sp. NA2 genome:
- the rpsS gene encoding 30S ribosomal protein S19, giving the protein MARKEFRYRGYTLEQLMNMSLEELAKLLPARQRRSLKRGLTPEQKKLLRKIRLAKKGKYNKPIRTHCRDMIVLPEMVGLTIYVHNGKEFVPVEIKPEMIGHYLGEFAPTRKRVQHGAPGIGATRSSMFVAVK; this is encoded by the coding sequence ATGGCGAGAAAGGAGTTTAGATATCGCGGTTATACGCTTGAGCAGTTGATGAACATGTCCCTTGAGGAACTTGCAAAGCTACTCCCAGCAAGACAGAGGAGGAGCTTGAAGAGGGGTCTAACCCCAGAGCAGAAGAAGCTCCTTAGGAAGATAAGGTTAGCAAAGAAGGGTAAGTACAACAAGCCAATTAGAACCCACTGCAGAGACATGATAGTCCTTCCAGAGATGGTAGGTTTGACGATTTATGTCCACAATGGAAAGGAGTTCGTTCCAGTTGAGATAAAGCCAGAGATGATTGGACACTACCTCGGAGAATTTGCCCCAACAAGAAAGAGAGTACAGCACGGAGCTCCTGGTATCGGTGCTACAAGGTCCTCGATGTTCGTTGCGGTCAAGTGA
- a CDS encoding 50S ribosomal protein L23, whose amino-acid sequence MDPYKVIIRPVVTEKAISLIEKENKLTFIVDRRATKQDIKRAVEEIFNVKVEKVNTLITPKGEKKAYVKLKPEYSASEIAARLGLF is encoded by the coding sequence ATGGATCCATACAAGGTGATAATAAGGCCGGTTGTTACGGAGAAGGCTATATCACTAATAGAAAAGGAGAACAAGCTTACATTCATAGTGGACAGAAGGGCAACCAAACAGGACATAAAGAGGGCAGTAGAGGAGATCTTCAACGTTAAGGTGGAGAAGGTGAACACACTAATAACTCCCAAGGGAGAGAAGAAGGCGTATGTTAAGTTGAAACCCGAGTATAGTGCGAGTGAAATAGCCGCTAGATTGGGATTGTTCTGA
- the rplV gene encoding 50S ribosomal protein L22 — translation MGRRFDYSFQNFDPERMARASGRDLRISPKFAVEVCRELRGMMLKDALRYLDEVIALKRPVPLKRYNDSQGHKPGKGFGPGRYPVKVAKAIKKVLLNVKNNAEQKGLDPDKLRIIHIAAHRGPVLRGWYPRAFGRATPFNEQTTHIEVVVEEIRG, via the coding sequence ATGGGCAGGCGCTTCGATTACTCTTTCCAAAATTTTGATCCAGAAAGGATGGCAAGGGCCAGCGGTAGAGACTTAAGGATATCCCCAAAGTTTGCCGTCGAAGTGTGTAGGGAACTTAGAGGCATGATGCTCAAAGATGCTCTAAGGTATCTTGATGAGGTTATCGCATTGAAGAGACCAGTTCCCCTGAAGAGGTATAACGATAGCCAAGGACACAAACCAGGTAAGGGGTTTGGCCCAGGAAGGTATCCAGTGAAGGTTGCAAAAGCGATAAAGAAGGTACTCCTCAACGTTAAGAACAATGCTGAGCAGAAGGGCTTGGATCCGGATAAGCTAAGGATAATCCACATAGCCGCTCACAGAGGGCCAGTGTTAAGGGGATGGTATCCAAGGGCATTTGGTAGGGCAACCCCATTTAACGAGCAGACAACTCACATTGAGGTTGTGGTTGAGGAAATTAGGGGGTGA
- a CDS encoding 50S ribosomal protein L2: MGKSLIQQRRGKGSPTFKSPSHRFRGAVKYIPLNYTQDKTLRGVVEEIMHDPGRTAPVARVKFENGMEKLIIAPEGLLVGQEIYIGPDAPIAIGNTLPLAKIPEGTYIYNIEGVPGDGGKYVRAGGTYALVVSREKDKVIVQLPSGELKAFDPNCRATIGVVAGGGRLEKPLVKAGKAYYKYKARNRFWPTPRGVKMNAVNHPFGGKEHHPGKPTTTSRRAPPGRKVGHIAARRTGRRK, encoded by the coding sequence ATGGGTAAGAGTCTAATTCAACAGAGGAGAGGTAAAGGAAGTCCAACGTTTAAGTCTCCTTCACACAGGTTTAGGGGAGCTGTCAAATACATTCCTTTGAACTACACTCAGGACAAGACCCTTAGGGGAGTTGTTGAGGAGATAATGCACGATCCAGGTAGGACTGCTCCAGTCGCTAGGGTTAAGTTCGAAAACGGAATGGAGAAGCTCATAATAGCTCCTGAAGGTCTACTTGTTGGACAGGAAATATACATCGGTCCAGATGCTCCAATAGCAATAGGAAATACACTCCCACTTGCCAAGATCCCGGAGGGAACTTACATTTACAACATCGAAGGTGTTCCTGGAGATGGTGGGAAGTACGTTAGGGCTGGTGGTACTTACGCTCTAGTAGTTTCCAGGGAGAAGGACAAGGTTATCGTTCAGCTTCCAAGTGGTGAGCTGAAGGCATTTGATCCTAACTGTAGAGCGACAATTGGCGTTGTAGCTGGTGGTGGAAGGTTGGAGAAGCCATTGGTTAAGGCTGGTAAGGCTTACTACAAGTATAAGGCAAGAAACAGGTTCTGGCCAACACCAAGAGGTGTTAAGATGAATGCCGTTAACCACCCATTCGGTGGTAAGGAGCACCATCCAGGTAAACCAACTACAACCTCGAGAAGGGCTCCCCCAGGAAGGAAGGTTGGTCATATCGCCGCGAGGAGAACGGGTAGAAGGAAGTGA